A portion of the Corynebacterium jeikeium genome contains these proteins:
- the glgA gene encoding glycogen synthase translates to MRVAMMTKEYPPEIYGGAGVHVTELTRFMRGLDGVDVDVHCMGAPRDEADVYVHGVDPELKDANASIKTLSTGLRMANAAAATDIDVVHSHTWYSGLGGHLTGLLKGIPHVATAHSLEPHRPWKREQLGGGYDVSSWSERNAMEYADAVIAVSARMKDAILDAYPRISPDKVHVVLNGIDTELWYPRPTWEESKEQNGWSVLEELGVDPSRPMVAFVGRITRQKGVAHLVKAASLFDDGVQLVLCAGAPDTPEIAKETEQLVHDLQEKRDGIFWVQDMLPKEKIQEILTAADSFVCPSIYEPLGIVNLEAMACGTAVVASDVGGIPEVVVDGETGTLVHYDESDPEGFERGIAAAVNNMVADRDRAAKVGQAGKKRAEDVFSWENIAQQTVDVYKSLM, encoded by the coding sequence TGTTCACGTAACTGAACTGACTCGTTTCATGCGCGGCCTCGACGGCGTTGACGTCGATGTGCACTGCATGGGTGCTCCTCGCGATGAGGCGGATGTATATGTCCACGGCGTTGACCCGGAGCTGAAGGATGCCAACGCCTCGATTAAGACGCTGTCCACGGGGTTGCGCATGGCAAATGCCGCCGCGGCAACCGACATTGATGTCGTCCACTCTCACACCTGGTACTCAGGCCTGGGCGGTCACCTCACTGGTCTGCTCAAGGGCATTCCGCATGTGGCCACCGCGCACTCACTGGAGCCGCACCGCCCGTGGAAGCGCGAGCAGCTCGGCGGCGGTTACGACGTTTCCAGCTGGTCCGAGCGCAATGCTATGGAGTACGCAGACGCTGTCATTGCTGTTTCCGCGCGCATGAAGGACGCCATCCTGGATGCCTACCCGCGTATCTCCCCCGACAAGGTCCACGTTGTCCTGAACGGTATCGACACCGAGCTGTGGTACCCGCGGCCGACATGGGAAGAGTCCAAGGAACAGAACGGCTGGTCTGTCCTGGAGGAGCTCGGCGTTGACCCGTCTCGCCCGATGGTTGCATTCGTCGGCCGCATCACCCGTCAGAAGGGTGTCGCTCACCTGGTCAAGGCCGCATCGCTTTTCGACGACGGTGTGCAGCTCGTTCTGTGCGCCGGCGCTCCGGACACCCCGGAGATCGCGAAGGAGACTGAGCAGCTCGTCCATGACCTCCAGGAGAAGCGCGATGGCATTTTCTGGGTGCAGGACATGCTGCCGAAGGAGAAGATCCAGGAGATCCTGACGGCCGCGGATTCGTTCGTCTGCCCGTCCATCTACGAGCCGCTGGGCATCGTTAACCTCGAGGCTATGGCCTGTGGCACCGCCGTTGTCGCCTCTGATGTCGGCGGCATTCCGGAGGTTGTCGTCGATGGCGAAACCGGCACTCTGGTTCACTACGACGAGTCCGATCCGGAGGGCTTCGAACGAGGCATCGCTGCCGCTGTCAACAACATGGTCGCCGACCGCGACCGCGCTGCCAAGGTTGGCCAGGCGGGTAAGAAGCGCGCTGAAGATGTGTTTAGCTGGGAGAACATCGCTCAGCAGACCGTCGACGTCTATAAGTCTTTGATGTAA